A window of Rattus norvegicus strain BN/NHsdMcwi chromosome 14, GRCr8, whole genome shotgun sequence contains these coding sequences:
- the Rps23l1 gene encoding small ribosomal subunit protein uS12-like, with translation MGKCCGLCTARKLRSHRQDQKWQDKQYKKAHLGTALKANPFGGAFHAKGIVLEKVGVEAKQPNSAIRKCVRVHLIKNGKKITAFVPNDGCLNFIEENDEVLVAGFGRKGHAVGDIPGVRFKVVKVANVSLLALYKGKKERPRS, from the coding sequence ATGGGTAAGTGTTGTGGTCTCTGTACTGCCCGGAAGCTCCGCAGTCACCGACAGGACCAGAAGTGGCAGGATAAACAGTACAAGAAAGCCCACTTGGGCACAGCCCTGAAGGCCAATCCGTTTGGGGGTGCCTTTCACGCAAAGGGAATTGTGCTGGAAAAAGTAGGGGTTGAAGCCAAACAGCCAAATTCTGCCATCCGGAAGTGTGTCAGGGTGCACCTCATTAAGAACGGCAAGAAGATCACAGCCTTCGTGCCCAATGACGGTTGCTTGAACTTCATTGAGGAAAATGATGAAGTTCTGGTTGCTGGATTTGGTCGCAAAGGCCATGCCGTGGGTGATATTCCTGGAGTCCGCTTTAAGGTGGTTAAAGTAGCCAATGTGTCTCTTTTGGCTCTGTACAAAGGCAAGAAGGAAAGACCAAGATCATAA